Proteins from one Deinococcus sp. AB2017081 genomic window:
- a CDS encoding ABC transporter ATP-binding protein translates to MIRTYARPYRGAILAVLALQLVVTLAALYLPTLNADIIDRGVAVGDTAFIVRTGGWMLLFSVLQIAATVWAVSFSARISMGLGRDLRAAVFHRVGTFSSREVAQFGAPTLISRTTNDVTQVQTLLFMALAMMVSAPISMIGGIIMALRQDVALSWLITVAVPVLVVAVGLVIRQMLPQFRIVQTAIDSVNRVLREQITGIRVVRAFVREDVETARFGHANATLTDAALTVGRLQALVFPIVTIVLNVSTVAVLWFGAGRVQSGEMQVGALTAFMAYLMQILMAVMMATFMSMMIPRASVSAERISAVLDTDSSVAPPEHPVTLPAHAAQIELRDVSFQYPGAQFPVLEHVSFTARPGQTTAIIGSTGAGKTTLLNLIPRLFDTTGGSVRLGDVDIRDLALDSLWAHVGFVPQRPFLFTGTVASNLRYGRPDATDDELWDALRIAQADDFVAAMDGGLDARITQGGSNVSGGQRQRLAIARAVVRRPDVYLFDDAFSALDLATDARLRRALRPVTQDATVIVVAQRVSTIVDFDQIIVLDDGRIVGQGTHDELLRTCPTYQEIAQSQQAAQDEVAA, encoded by the coding sequence GTGATCCGAACGTACGCCCGGCCGTACCGGGGGGCCATCCTGGCCGTGCTGGCCCTGCAACTCGTCGTGACGCTCGCGGCGCTGTACCTGCCCACCCTGAACGCCGACATCATCGACCGGGGCGTGGCCGTGGGCGACACGGCCTTCATCGTCCGCACCGGCGGGTGGATGCTGCTGTTCAGCGTCCTCCAGATCGCGGCGACGGTGTGGGCGGTGTCGTTCAGCGCCCGCATCTCGATGGGCCTGGGCCGTGACCTGCGGGCCGCCGTCTTTCACCGGGTCGGCACCTTCTCGTCGCGCGAGGTGGCGCAGTTCGGGGCCCCCACCCTGATCTCGCGCACGACGAACGACGTGACCCAGGTGCAGACGCTGCTGTTCATGGCCCTGGCCATGATGGTCAGCGCCCCGATCTCCATGATCGGCGGGATCATCATGGCACTGCGCCAGGACGTGGCCCTGTCATGGCTGATCACGGTGGCGGTGCCGGTGCTGGTCGTGGCCGTGGGGTTGGTGATCCGGCAGATGCTGCCGCAGTTCCGCATCGTGCAGACCGCCATCGACAGCGTGAACCGTGTGCTGCGCGAGCAGATCACCGGCATCCGCGTGGTGCGGGCCTTCGTGCGCGAGGACGTCGAGACCGCCCGCTTCGGGCATGCGAACGCCACCCTGACGGACGCGGCCCTGACGGTCGGCCGGTTGCAGGCCCTGGTCTTCCCCATCGTGACCATCGTGCTGAACGTCTCGACGGTCGCGGTGCTGTGGTTCGGCGCGGGCCGCGTGCAGAGCGGCGAGATGCAGGTCGGTGCCCTGACGGCCTTCATGGCCTACCTGATGCAGATCCTGATGGCCGTCATGATGGCGACCTTCATGTCCATGATGATTCCCCGCGCGTCCGTGTCGGCCGAGCGGATCAGCGCCGTGCTCGACACAGACTCCTCCGTGGCCCCGCCCGAGCATCCGGTCACGCTCCCGGCCCACGCGGCGCAGATCGAGCTGCGGGACGTGTCCTTCCAGTATCCGGGGGCGCAGTTTCCCGTGCTGGAGCACGTCTCGTTCACGGCCCGGCCAGGACAGACGACCGCGATCATCGGCAGCACCGGGGCCGGCAAGACCACGCTGCTGAACCTGATTCCCCGCCTGTTCGACACGACCGGCGGCAGTGTCCGTCTGGGCGACGTGGACATCCGCGACCTGGCCCTGGACAGCCTGTGGGCCCACGTGGGCTTCGTGCCGCAGCGGCCGTTCCTGTTCACCGGCACGGTCGCCAGCAACCTCCGCTACGGCAGACCGGACGCGACCGACGACGAGCTGTGGGACGCGCTGCGGATCGCTCAGGCCGACGACTTCGTGGCCGCCATGGACGGCGGCCTGGACGCGAGGATCACGCAAGGCGGCTCGAACGTGTCCGGCGGGCAGCGCCAGCGCCTCGCCATTGCCCGCGCGGTCGTGCGCCGCCCAGACGTGTACCTCTTCGACGACGCCTTCAGTGCCCTGGATCTCGCCACCGACGCCCGGCTGCGCCGTGCCCTGCGCCCCGTCACGCAGGACGCGACCGTGATCGTGGTCGCGCAGCGCGTCTCGACCATCGTGGACTTCGACCAGATCATCGTGCTGGACGACGGCCGGATCGTCGGTCAGGGCACGCACGACGAGCTGCTGCGCACCTGCCCCACGTATCAGGAGATCGCGCAGTCCCAGCAGGCCGCGCAGGACGAGGTGGCGGCATGA
- a CDS encoding threonine aldolase family protein produces MPSTVIADLRSDTVTTPTPAMREAMAHAEVGDDVYGEDPTVNALQAEVARLTGHEAGLFMPSGSMTNQVGIAVHTRRGEEVICAEGSHIYEWELGMMAAFSGVVPRFVPAPLGVPSPQDVRAAVRHSVHQSPTGLISLENTHNKAGGTVIPLDVLTQIRAVADDEGLPLHLDGARVFNAAAALGVPLSEITRHFHTVSVCLSKGLGAPVGSVLVGSAEQMKQAHRYRKMLGGGMRQAGILAAAGLVALRDGPAWLAEDHRRARTLAGALVNAGYDVNLAAVQTNIIYATIPDAAARSAAWAAQGVLANALGPDSVRFVLHHQIGDDALDGAIRVLTA; encoded by the coding sequence ATGCCCTCCACCGTGATCGCCGACCTGCGCTCCGACACCGTCACCACGCCGACCCCCGCCATGCGCGAGGCCATGGCCCACGCCGAGGTGGGCGACGACGTCTACGGCGAGGATCCCACCGTGAACGCCCTCCAGGCCGAGGTCGCCCGCCTGACCGGGCACGAGGCGGGGCTGTTCATGCCGTCCGGCTCCATGACCAATCAGGTCGGCATCGCCGTGCATACCCGCCGGGGCGAGGAGGTCATCTGCGCTGAGGGCAGCCACATCTACGAGTGGGAGCTGGGCATGATGGCGGCCTTCAGCGGCGTGGTGCCGCGCTTCGTGCCGGCCCCGCTGGGTGTGCCCTCCCCCCAGGACGTGCGGGCGGCCGTGCGCCACAGCGTCCACCAGTCGCCGACCGGGCTGATCAGCCTGGAGAACACCCACAACAAGGCGGGCGGTACCGTGATCCCGCTGGACGTGCTGACGCAGATTCGCGCTGTGGCCGACGACGAGGGCCTGCCGCTGCATCTGGACGGGGCGCGGGTGTTCAATGCTGCCGCCGCGCTGGGCGTGCCCCTCTCGGAGATCACCAGGCACTTCCATACCGTCAGCGTGTGCCTGAGCAAGGGCCTGGGCGCGCCGGTCGGGAGCGTGCTGGTGGGCAGCGCCGAGCAGATGAAGCAGGCGCACCGCTACCGCAAGATGCTGGGCGGGGGCATGCGGCAGGCGGGCATCCTGGCGGCGGCCGGTCTGGTCGCGCTGCGCGACGGCCCCGCGTGGCTGGCCGAGGACCACCGCCGGGCCCGCACGCTGGCGGGGGCGCTGGTGAATGCCGGGTACGACGTGAATCTGGCGGCCGTGCAGACGAACATCATCTACGCCACCATTCCCGACGCCGCCGCCCGCAGCGCCGCGTGGGCCGCGCAGGGCGTGCTCGCCAACGCCCTGGGGCCGGACTCGGTGCGCTTCGTGCTGCACCACCAGATCGGGGACGACGCGCTGGATGGCGCGATCCGGGTGCTGACGGCGTAG
- a CDS encoding CPBP family intramembrane glutamic endopeptidase, with amino-acid sequence MTWPDAPSPAPSAHADGATPPLPGTPGIRALDGNRAALTLLIVQNVVAALGVGLDIPSGGRTIHIGLNLSLGTALLLSFAVLVLVAFTVFRPAMRALMQDTRWRTPPSWGLALAAFVLAFLVSRAFALAYVSFFPDSISAVPQFLTSGAALIPMLLAAGLLVPLAEEVAFRGLMMRGQERAAGFTVAALATTAAFAVAHGVPASVAGILPLAYVLARLVQHTGSIWNAVIVHALNNTLSVGLGSFLAGKNLGDAAQAGAVLGSSSLKLPLAFGALLFGVVVLVVLHLWLTPRPDGHERAAPGPWLSGAYVVIVVFGLGAMLATIPAVTGLYTSLRGAVP; translated from the coding sequence ATGACCTGGCCGGATGCTCCATCACCCGCTCCATCTGCCCACGCCGACGGGGCCACGCCGCCGCTGCCGGGCACACCGGGCATCCGTGCCTTGGACGGCAACCGCGCCGCCCTGACCCTGCTGATCGTGCAGAACGTCGTGGCGGCCCTGGGCGTGGGACTGGACATCCCCAGCGGCGGGCGCACCATCCATATCGGCCTGAACCTGTCCCTGGGCACTGCCCTGCTGCTGTCCTTCGCGGTTCTGGTGCTCGTGGCGTTCACGGTCTTCCGGCCGGCCATGCGTGCGCTCATGCAGGACACGCGCTGGCGCACGCCGCCGTCATGGGGGCTGGCGCTGGCGGCCTTCGTGCTGGCTTTCCTGGTGTCGCGGGCCTTCGCGCTGGCCTACGTGAGCTTCTTCCCGGATTCGATCAGCGCCGTGCCGCAGTTCCTGACCTCGGGGGCGGCCCTGATTCCCATGCTCCTCGCCGCCGGTCTGCTGGTGCCCCTGGCCGAGGAGGTCGCGTTTCGGGGCCTGATGATGCGCGGCCAGGAACGCGCCGCCGGGTTCACGGTCGCGGCCCTGGCGACGACTGCCGCGTTCGCCGTGGCGCACGGCGTGCCGGCCAGCGTGGCGGGCATCCTGCCGCTGGCGTATGTGCTGGCGCGGCTGGTGCAGCACACGGGCAGCATCTGGAACGCCGTGATCGTCCACGCCCTGAACAACACGCTGTCGGTCGGGCTGGGCTCCTTCCTGGCTGGCAAGAATCTGGGTGACGCGGCCCAGGCGGGGGCCGTGCTGGGCAGTTCGTCGCTGAAACTGCCGCTGGCCTTCGGGGCGCTGCTGTTCGGGGTCGTCGTGCTGGTCGTGCTGCACCTGTGGCTCACGCCCCGTCCGGATGGGCACGAACGCGCTGCCCCCGGCCCGTGGCTGAGCGGAGCGTATGTCGTGATCGTCGTGTTCGGGCTGGGGGCCATGCTGGCGACCATTCCGGCAGTCACGGGCCTGTACACCTCGCTGCGGGGCGCGGTGCCCTGA
- a CDS encoding YkvA family protein, whose protein sequence is MLARLQALARTLKADLHALSIAARDPRTPWVARAVAVLVLAYALSPIDLIPDFIPVLGYLDDLLLVPAGLWLVRRLIPPAVLADARAHAAAHPARLPRSALGLALMLLVYAALLAGLGWWVVRRAHAGG, encoded by the coding sequence GTGCTGGCGCGGCTGCAGGCACTGGCCCGAACCCTGAAGGCCGATCTGCACGCGCTGTCCATCGCGGCCCGCGATCCGCGCACGCCCTGGGTGGCCCGCGCCGTCGCCGTGCTGGTGCTGGCTTACGCCCTGAGCCCCATCGACCTGATTCCGGACTTTATTCCGGTGCTCGGGTATCTGGATGACCTGCTGCTCGTTCCGGCCGGGCTGTGGCTGGTCCGCCGCCTGATCCCGCCGGCCGTCCTGGCCGACGCCCGTGCCCACGCCGCCGCGCACCCCGCCCGGCTGCCGCGCAGCGCCCTGGGGCTGGCCCTGATGCTGCTCGTGTACGCCGCGCTGCTGGCCGGGCTGGGCTGGTGGGTCGTGCGCCGTGCCCACGCGGGCGGGTAG
- a CDS encoding DUF456 domain-containing protein, whose translation MTLAFLIFLVAWIVGMIGTFVPAMPATLIIFLGTVVATLLDGFQPWPDVPFLLTFAVITLLIMSVDNVASAWGARRYGGSRQAMWGALIGGILGIFIPLGLIVGPLAGAFVAELLVVGKPVQEALRSAWGTLIGLLAGIAAKLVLHTMVGAYELWRLWDPANSVLK comes from the coding sequence ATGACCCTAGCCTTCCTGATCTTCCTCGTCGCGTGGATTGTCGGCATGATCGGCACCTTCGTGCCTGCCATGCCCGCCACCCTGATCATCTTCCTGGGCACGGTGGTCGCCACCCTGCTCGACGGCTTCCAGCCGTGGCCCGACGTGCCCTTCCTGCTGACCTTCGCGGTGATCACCCTGCTGATCATGAGCGTGGACAACGTGGCGTCGGCGTGGGGCGCGCGGCGCTATGGCGGGAGCAGACAGGCCATGTGGGGGGCCCTGATCGGCGGCATCCTGGGCATCTTCATCCCGCTGGGCCTGATCGTGGGGCCGCTGGCCGGGGCCTTCGTGGCCGAACTGCTGGTGGTCGGCAAACCCGTGCAGGAGGCCCTGCGCTCGGCCTGGGGCACCCTGATCGGCCTGCTGGCGGGGATTGCAGCCAAGCTCGTGCTGCACACCATGGTCGGCGCATACGAACTGTGGCGGCTGTGGGATCCGGCCAACAGCGTGCTGAAGTGA
- the fni gene encoding type 2 isopentenyl-diphosphate Delta-isomerase, translated as MHHLQACLEPHSQYQTVTTGLDAVPWPYRALPEVDLAAVQLQTTFLGRRLAAPVLIGAMTGGAERARIINRNLATAAQRLGIGMMLGSQRVMLERPEVTETFRVRDVAPDILLVGNLGAAQFGLGYGAAEALRAVQQVGADALAIHANPLQEAMQAGGDTRWRGLLERLSDVVPALPFPTILKEVGHGLDVGTARAAADIGFMALDVAGAGGTSWARVEQLVRYGTVRSPALCELGIPTARALRDVRGALPGMPLVASGGIRTGLDAARALALGAQVVAVARPLLEPALEGPEAAEAWLANFIHDLRIALFVGGYDRVDEVRPALDWPLATARG; from the coding sequence ATGCACCACCTGCAGGCGTGTCTGGAGCCGCACAGCCAGTACCAGACGGTCACGACCGGCCTGGACGCGGTTCCCTGGCCGTACCGGGCGCTGCCCGAGGTCGATCTGGCAGCCGTGCAGCTCCAGACGACCTTCCTGGGTCGCCGGCTGGCCGCCCCCGTGCTGATCGGTGCCATGACCGGCGGGGCCGAGCGGGCACGGATCATCAACCGCAATCTGGCCACGGCCGCGCAGCGCCTGGGCATCGGCATGATGCTCGGCTCGCAGCGCGTCATGCTGGAGCGCCCGGAGGTCACAGAGACCTTCCGCGTGCGCGACGTGGCCCCGGACATCCTGCTCGTCGGGAATCTGGGGGCAGCACAGTTCGGGCTCGGCTACGGCGCGGCCGAGGCGCTCCGCGCCGTGCAGCAGGTCGGAGCCGATGCGCTGGCGATCCACGCCAATCCCCTTCAGGAGGCCATGCAGGCCGGGGGAGACACGCGCTGGCGGGGCCTGCTGGAACGCCTGTCGGACGTGGTGCCGGCGCTGCCGTTCCCGACGATCCTCAAGGAGGTCGGGCACGGCCTGGATGTCGGCACCGCCCGTGCGGCGGCGGACATCGGCTTCATGGCGCTGGACGTGGCCGGGGCCGGTGGCACCAGCTGGGCGCGGGTCGAGCAGCTCGTCCGCTACGGCACGGTGCGCTCGCCGGCCCTGTGCGAGCTGGGCATCCCAACCGCGCGGGCCCTGCGGGACGTGCGGGGCGCCCTGCCCGGCATGCCGCTGGTCGCCTCCGGCGGGATCCGCACCGGCCTGGACGCCGCCCGTGCCCTGGCACTGGGAGCGCAGGTGGTGGCCGTCGCGCGGCCCCTGCTGGAGCCGGCGCTGGAGGGCCCGGAGGCGGCCGAAGCGTGGCTGGCAAACTTCATCCACGACCTGCGGATCGCCCTGTTCGTGGGCGGCTACGACCGTGTGGACGAGGTGCGCCCGGCGCTGGACTGGCCGCTGGCGACGGCCCGGGGGTAG
- the ruvA gene encoding Holliday junction branch migration protein RuvA, translating into MIAYLSGVVREVREGSAVVVAGGVGYEVQCPAGTLAKLAVGQPAELNTRFVVREDAQLLFGFLDTDSVRVFDLLTGVSGVGPKLGLALLSAMPVSALAQGLISGDVKLLSSVSGVGKKTAERLVLELQNKVPEHLAAPATSTGGRAAPVATTAGRDAVDALLALGFREAQVRAAVAELLATDPAQTADALIRRALGRLR; encoded by the coding sequence ATGATTGCCTACCTGTCCGGCGTGGTGCGCGAGGTGCGCGAGGGAAGCGCCGTGGTCGTCGCGGGCGGCGTGGGCTACGAGGTGCAGTGCCCGGCCGGCACCCTGGCAAAGCTCGCGGTGGGCCAGCCCGCCGAGCTGAACACCCGTTTCGTGGTGCGCGAGGATGCCCAGCTGCTGTTCGGATTCCTGGACACGGACTCGGTGCGGGTCTTCGATCTGTTGACCGGCGTGAGCGGCGTGGGGCCGAAGCTGGGGCTGGCGCTGCTGTCGGCCATGCCGGTGTCGGCCCTGGCCCAGGGCCTGATCTCGGGCGACGTGAAACTGCTGTCCAGCGTGAGCGGCGTGGGCAAGAAGACCGCCGAGCGGCTGGTGCTGGAACTCCAGAACAAGGTGCCGGAGCACCTGGCCGCGCCCGCCACCAGCACCGGGGGCCGCGCCGCCCCGGTCGCCACGACCGCCGGACGCGACGCCGTGGACGCCCTGCTGGCCCTGGGCTTCCGCGAGGCGCAGGTCAGGGCGGCGGTGGCCGAACTCCTCGCCACCGACCCGGCCCAGACCGCCGACGCCCTGATCCGCCGGGCCCTGGGGCGGCTGCGGTAG
- a CDS encoding GNAT family N-acetyltransferase — MSIIRPARESDRAALYSICLETGDSGEDATPLYADPLLLGHVYAGPYLSHAPDFAFVLEDDQGVGGYVIGTPDSHAFEDTLEREWWPGLRAQYSDPARIPSDQRTRDERITALLYHPPRTPDALLTDYPAHLHIDLLPRVQGGGNGRRLMVTLLDALRDAGVPGVHLGVGDRNTRAQGFYRHLGFQELSRAPGSVTFGMTLGRP, encoded by the coding sequence ATGTCCATCATCCGTCCGGCACGCGAATCCGACCGCGCCGCGCTGTATTCGATCTGCCTGGAGACTGGCGACAGCGGCGAGGACGCGACCCCCCTGTATGCCGACCCGCTGCTGCTGGGGCACGTGTACGCCGGCCCCTACCTGAGCCACGCGCCGGACTTTGCCTTCGTGCTGGAGGATGATCAGGGTGTAGGCGGCTATGTGATCGGCACGCCGGACTCCCACGCCTTCGAGGACACCCTGGAGCGCGAGTGGTGGCCGGGGCTTCGGGCTCAGTACTCCGATCCGGCGCGGATTCCGTCTGACCAGCGCACCCGCGACGAGCGGATCACCGCCCTGCTGTACCACCCGCCGCGCACCCCGGATGCGCTGCTGACCGACTACCCGGCCCACCTGCATATCGATCTGCTGCCACGGGTGCAGGGCGGCGGCAACGGTCGCCGGCTGATGGTCACGCTGCTGGACGCCCTGCGGGACGCGGGGGTGCCCGGCGTCCACCTGGGGGTTGGTGACCGCAACACCCGCGCCCAGGGGTTCTACCGCCACCTGGGCTTTCAGGAACTGAGCCGTGCGCCGGGCTCCGTGACGTTCGGGATGACGCTCGGCAGACCGTGA
- a CDS encoding MFS transporter has translation MTPPATTLAPNVSAAAPTRALPDRVTQATILLLSALTIMSGATIAPALPAMQAYFAASPNAALLVKLSLTIVGLVIAISAPLSGVLADRYGRRPVLLWSLALYALGGASGLVATSLGGVLIGRVVLGLAVAGTMTAAGALVNDLFTGPARGRFLSQQAAFSSFGGALLFPLGGVLAAWSWRAPFGLYLLAALLLPLVWRLPRGVPALHGNDASDTTSPRWPLITVVYALALVYMIIFYLMPVEGPFLMRNLGASPGLTGVLLGTFALTSAVTSLLYARAAGRFDPRRVSGLGFGLVALGWALMSAAPGLGVVVAALILAGLGGGLVFPNLYTWLADLTPPAWRGRVTAGMSSAVFLGQFLSPVVLTAPAGLEAHTFVWGAGAAGIVGIGLLVFSRGRVAAAGRAA, from the coding sequence ATGACCCCTCCCGCCACCACCCTCGCGCCCAACGTGTCCGCGGCTGCGCCGACCAGGGCGCTGCCCGACCGGGTCACCCAGGCGACCATCCTGCTGCTGTCGGCCCTGACGATCATGTCCGGCGCGACCATCGCCCCGGCCCTGCCGGCCATGCAGGCCTACTTCGCCGCCAGCCCCAATGCCGCGCTGCTGGTCAAGCTGTCGCTGACCATCGTGGGGCTGGTCATCGCCATCAGTGCGCCCCTGAGCGGCGTCCTGGCCGACCGCTACGGCCGCCGGCCGGTGCTGCTGTGGTCGCTGGCGCTGTACGCGCTGGGCGGCGCGAGCGGGCTGGTCGCCACCTCGCTGGGGGGCGTGCTGATCGGGCGCGTGGTGCTGGGCCTCGCGGTGGCCGGCACCATGACCGCCGCCGGGGCCCTGGTGAACGACCTGTTCACCGGCCCGGCCCGTGGCCGGTTCCTGAGCCAGCAGGCGGCGTTCTCCAGCTTCGGCGGGGCGCTGTTGTTCCCGCTGGGCGGCGTGCTGGCCGCGTGGTCATGGCGGGCCCCGTTCGGCCTGTACCTGCTGGCCGCGCTGCTGCTGCCGCTGGTGTGGCGACTGCCGCGCGGCGTACCTGCCCTGCACGGCAACGACGCCAGCGACACCACCTCGCCCCGCTGGCCTTTGATCACTGTCGTCTACGCGCTGGCGCTGGTGTACATGATCATCTTCTACCTGATGCCCGTGGAGGGGCCGTTCCTGATGCGCAACCTGGGCGCCTCGCCCGGCCTGACCGGCGTGCTGCTGGGCACCTTCGCCCTGACCTCGGCCGTGACCTCGCTGCTGTATGCGCGGGCGGCGGGCCGCTTCGATCCCCGGCGGGTCTCCGGACTCGGCTTCGGGCTCGTGGCGCTGGGCTGGGCACTCATGTCGGCCGCGCCGGGTCTGGGCGTGGTCGTCGCCGCGCTGATCCTGGCGGGCCTGGGCGGCGGTCTGGTCTTCCCCAACCTGTACACGTGGCTGGCCGACCTGACGCCCCCGGCGTGGCGGGGCCGCGTGACCGCCGGCATGAGCAGCGCCGTCTTCCTGGGGCAGTTCCTGAGCCCGGTGGTGCTCACCGCGCCCGCCGGGCTGGAGGCCCACACCTTCGTCTGGGGCGCGGGCGCGGCCGGGATCGTAGGGATCGGCCTGCTCGTGTTTAGCCGGGGGCGTGTGGCTGCAGCGGGCCGGGCGGCCTGA
- the metG gene encoding methionine--tRNA ligase encodes MSDQTSSDSRFFLTTAIDYANGAPHIGHVYEKILGDAIARYQRLAGRDVTFVMGTDEHGEKISKAAAKAGVTPQELVDDLSERAFQGLWKRLEVSQDHFIRTTDPRHKKFVQQILQRVYDAGDIYFDEYEGLYSVGAERYVTEKELVEGPDGVRRYPGDKDAPEFRREANYFFRMDKYQGWLQQYLTDHPELIQPAGYRNEVLEMLKEPIGPLSISRPKSRVPWGIELPWDADHVTYVWFDALLSYLTPLVSQGIDPATVSGQAWHVIGKDILKPHAVFWPTMLHAAGLPVYRRLVVHSHILAEDGRKMGKSLGNAIDPEQLVRSYPVDAVRYTILREASLSADSPYGEGILVARLNSDLANDLGNLLSRTVSMIQKYRGGVIPAAHELTEREREIEAAALALPGQILALVDDLKINMAIEAAMNFVRDLNRYIAESAPWNLAKSDDTQRRLDTVLYTAAEGLRVASVALEAVIPVKARELRAQLGLGGQSYALHGAWGLTPAGTKVLGGAILFPKPETEGTPTAAAPAAPRKDKPVMTQSAPPPAAPVASATPAAGEALISIDDFARIDLRVVEVVAAEAVEKADKLLKLTVKLGDETRTVVSGIRKWFEPEALVGRKVILVANLKPAKLRGIESQGMILAAEDDAGNLDLVGLGLDLPSGTKVR; translated from the coding sequence ATGAGCGACCAGACCAGCAGTGATTCCCGATTCTTCCTCACGACCGCCATCGACTACGCCAACGGTGCTCCGCATATCGGGCACGTGTACGAGAAGATCCTCGGTGACGCGATCGCCCGCTACCAGCGCCTCGCGGGTCGCGACGTGACCTTCGTGATGGGCACCGACGAGCACGGCGAGAAGATCAGCAAGGCCGCCGCCAAGGCCGGCGTGACGCCACAGGAACTCGTGGACGACCTCTCGGAACGCGCCTTCCAGGGGCTGTGGAAGCGGCTCGAGGTCAGCCAGGATCACTTCATCCGCACGACCGATCCGCGCCACAAGAAGTTCGTGCAGCAGATCCTCCAGCGGGTGTACGACGCCGGCGACATCTACTTCGACGAGTACGAGGGTCTGTACTCGGTCGGGGCCGAGCGCTACGTGACCGAGAAGGAACTCGTGGAGGGGCCGGACGGCGTGCGCCGCTACCCCGGCGACAAGGACGCCCCGGAATTCCGACGCGAGGCGAACTACTTCTTCCGCATGGACAAGTACCAGGGCTGGCTGCAGCAGTACCTGACCGATCACCCGGAGCTGATCCAGCCCGCCGGCTACCGCAATGAGGTGCTGGAGATGCTCAAGGAGCCGATCGGGCCGCTGAGCATCAGCCGCCCCAAGAGCCGCGTGCCGTGGGGCATCGAGCTGCCGTGGGACGCCGACCACGTGACCTACGTGTGGTTCGACGCACTGCTGAGCTACCTCACGCCGCTGGTCAGCCAGGGGATCGACCCGGCCACCGTCAGCGGGCAGGCGTGGCACGTGATCGGCAAGGACATCCTCAAGCCGCATGCGGTCTTCTGGCCGACCATGCTGCACGCCGCCGGGCTGCCGGTGTACCGCCGCCTGGTCGTCCACAGCCACATCCTGGCCGAGGACGGACGCAAGATGGGCAAGTCGCTCGGCAACGCCATCGATCCCGAGCAGCTGGTGCGCAGCTACCCGGTCGATGCCGTGCGCTACACGATCCTGCGGGAAGCGTCCCTGAGCGCCGACAGCCCCTACGGCGAGGGCATTCTGGTCGCCCGCCTGAACAGCGACCTTGCCAACGACCTGGGCAACCTGCTGTCGCGCACGGTCAGCATGATCCAGAAGTACCGGGGCGGCGTGATTCCCGCCGCGCACGAGCTGACCGAGCGCGAGCGCGAGATCGAGGCGGCGGCCCTGGCCCTGCCCGGTCAGATCCTGGCGCTGGTCGACGACCTGAAGATCAACATGGCGATTGAGGCGGCCATGAACTTCGTGCGCGACCTGAACCGCTACATCGCCGAGAGTGCGCCGTGGAACCTCGCCAAGAGTGACGACACCCAGCGCCGCCTGGACACCGTGCTGTACACCGCCGCCGAGGGCCTGCGCGTGGCCTCGGTCGCGCTGGAGGCCGTGATTCCGGTCAAGGCCCGTGAACTGCGCGCCCAGCTCGGTCTGGGCGGACAGAGTTATGCCCTGCACGGGGCCTGGGGCCTCACGCCCGCCGGGACGAAGGTGCTGGGCGGCGCGATCCTCTTCCCCAAACCCGAGACCGAGGGCACGCCGACCGCTGCCGCTCCCGCCGCTCCCCGCAAGGACAAACCTGTCATGACCCAGAGTGCTCCCCCCCCTGCCGCCCCGGTTGCGAGCGCCACGCCCGCCGCCGGCGAGGCCCTGATCTCCATCGACGACTTCGCCCGCATCGACCTGCGCGTCGTGGAGGTCGTCGCCGCCGAGGCCGTCGAGAAGGCCGACAAGCTCCTGAAGCTGACCGTGAAGCTCGGCGACGAGACGCGCACCGTGGTGAGCGGCATCCGCAAGTGGTTCGAGCCGGAGGCGCTGGTCGGCCGCAAGGTCATCCTGGTCGCCAACCTGAAGCCCGCCAAGCTGCGCGGTATCGAGTCGCAGGGCATGATCCTAGCCGCCGAGGACGACGCCGGGAACCTGGATCTGGTCGGTCTGGGCCTGGATCTGCCCAGCGGCACCAAGGTGCGGTGA